A single Acetivibrio cellulolyticus CD2 DNA region contains:
- a CDS encoding serine hydrolase, whose amino-acid sequence MLRKVSSILIVCLMVFSVSVNAFASGMDDKGNRNTKNYVSDSRRLENNAKIDAERKLADLRCKKHISKDDLEIKRNLEEYLNACADYRNFHGSVLVKKDGRVILANGYGMADYENNIPNMPNTRFAIASMTKQFTAMAILQLYENGKLNLDDKLSKYITDFARGEEITIHQLLTHTSGITNYTMLPEFWTMDKKDLNLDSIISMIKDKPLDFNPGESWNYSNSGYVLLGYIVENITGNSLEKYMEKNIFKPLKMKDTGVCYKNDKKMIKTVAYDGFLDIVPIDDSFALNGLFGAGYLYSTVEDINRWDKALNSDKLVSKNTMDLIFTPHVEIAPDNYYGYGWVIVGDGADKEIYHDGSVPGFSSIISRFVDRDTSIIILSNNSTAGSGIYDIKNDLNSILLGQDVELPVEKKSITLDTEILDGLTGTYEVAPGINFTISREENHLYAQLTGQEKYEIFAKSETQFFYRIVDAEISFTRDENGQVIGLVLHQLGMEIPGQKITDSEAETVQPAA is encoded by the coding sequence ATGTTAAGAAAAGTATCTTCGATTTTGATTGTTTGCCTCATGGTATTTAGTGTTTCAGTAAACGCTTTTGCTTCCGGAATGGATGATAAAGGTAATAGAAACACTAAAAATTATGTCTCAGATAGTAGAAGGCTAGAAAATAACGCAAAAATTGATGCTGAACGCAAGTTGGCTGATTTACGGTGTAAAAAGCATATATCAAAAGATGACTTGGAAATCAAAAGAAATCTTGAGGAATACTTGAATGCTTGTGCTGATTATAGAAACTTTCACGGTTCCGTTCTTGTAAAAAAAGATGGCAGAGTGATTCTGGCAAATGGTTATGGAATGGCGGACTATGAGAATAATATACCAAACATGCCGAATACTCGATTTGCAATAGCATCTATGACAAAGCAGTTCACAGCCATGGCTATTTTGCAGCTTTATGAAAATGGAAAGCTAAATCTTGACGATAAGCTTTCAAAATATATAACCGATTTTGCTAGGGGAGAAGAAATTACAATCCATCAGTTGCTTACTCACACTTCAGGTATAACAAATTACACCATGTTGCCTGAATTTTGGACTATGGATAAAAAAGATCTTAATTTGGATAGTATAATTAGTATGATAAAGGACAAACCTCTCGATTTTAACCCTGGGGAGAGCTGGAATTACAGCAATTCAGGATATGTATTGCTTGGCTATATTGTAGAGAATATAACAGGAAATAGCCTTGAGAAGTATATGGAAAAAAACATTTTTAAGCCACTTAAAATGAAGGACACCGGGGTGTGTTACAAAAATGACAAAAAGATGATAAAAACTGTTGCATATGACGGCTTTTTAGACATTGTCCCCATAGATGATTCGTTTGCTTTGAATGGTTTATTCGGTGCAGGGTATTTGTATTCAACGGTTGAAGATATTAATCGTTGGGACAAGGCTTTAAATTCCGATAAATTGGTCAGCAAAAATACTATGGATCTGATTTTCACTCCCCATGTTGAAATTGCACCTGATAATTACTATGGATATGGATGGGTTATTGTCGGAGATGGAGCTGATAAAGAAATCTATCATGATGGGTCTGTACCTGGTTTCAGTTCTATAATTTCGAGATTCGTGGATAGGGATACAAGTATTATAATTCTAAGTAACAACAGTACAGCTGGTTCAGGGATATACGACATCAAGAATGATTTAAACTCTATACTGCTTGGACAGGATGTGGAATTACCTGTTGAGAAAAAATCAATAACTTTAGATACAGAAATACTTGACGGCCTAACTGGTACATATGAAGTTGCACCTGGTATAAACTTTACAATTTCAAGGGAAGAAAACCATTTATATGCTCAATTAACCGGCCAGGAAAAGTATGAAATATTCGCTAAATCAGAAACTCAGTTCTTTTATAGAATTGTTGATGCGGAGATTTCTTTCACAAGGGATGAGAACGGGCAAGTAATAGGGTTGGTATTGCACCAGTTGGGAATGGAGATTCCGGGACAAAAGATTACAGATTCCGAAGCTGAAACGGTTCAACCTGCGGCTTGA
- a CDS encoding ABC transporter substrate-binding protein yields MRKLFRYMLLMLMASLLVSCNSVKFNDAENKQVDLQPRNSTEPINSIEPAKTPDANSSNSDKISVWGYYQDWLPYKDEFEKSHPGKTIEFQTIEGNAAEKYLSAIASGTAPDALLLFSDTMGQFNFIEGLENLLQAPYNANNDLHKFADHQLSWTMTFDDKKLLALPLYHSPSVLYYRTDILEQYGFPTDPEELGNFMEDPEKWFGMVKELKKNNKWVFQWSNDTINMVSSGQGFFDKDLNFVRNTDKYEIALDLTRRIKNEGLAISKTIWDAGGQEAIKNGEIVMVQFGCWGEYLLNQWAPETKGKWKVTRLPLGVYSTNGSPALAITSQSKNKELAWEFVKLVVQREREDYESKLNVQSDFLGGQYSNKLYEKLREKTPLVFATPMDAKLFGWWNERIEDFIESNEGDAKTALDNMEQIIKNDYEKDINSIKSSISKK; encoded by the coding sequence ATGAGAAAACTGTTTAGGTATATGCTTTTAATGTTAATGGCATCACTGCTTGTATCCTGTAACTCAGTTAAATTTAATGATGCAGAAAACAAACAAGTTGACTTACAACCGCGCAATAGCACTGAACCTATTAATAGTATTGAACCGGCAAAAACTCCCGATGCAAATTCCAGTAATTCTGATAAAATCAGCGTATGGGGGTATTATCAGGATTGGCTGCCATATAAAGATGAGTTTGAGAAAAGTCACCCCGGAAAAACTATAGAATTTCAAACTATAGAGGGAAATGCTGCTGAAAAGTATCTTAGTGCTATTGCATCAGGGACAGCACCGGATGCATTATTATTGTTTAGTGACACAATGGGGCAATTCAATTTTATAGAAGGTCTTGAAAATCTACTGCAGGCTCCCTATAATGCCAATAATGACTTGCATAAATTTGCTGACCATCAGTTAAGCTGGACAATGACATTCGATGATAAAAAGCTCCTGGCACTTCCATTGTATCATAGTCCTTCAGTTTTGTATTACCGTACTGATATTCTTGAGCAGTATGGATTTCCGACTGATCCTGAGGAACTGGGCAATTTTATGGAAGATCCGGAAAAATGGTTTGGAATGGTCAAAGAATTGAAAAAGAATAATAAATGGGTTTTCCAATGGAGTAACGATACAATAAATATGGTTTCATCAGGACAAGGATTTTTTGATAAAGATTTAAATTTTGTACGGAATACTGATAAGTATGAAATTGCACTGGATTTGACAAGACGTATAAAGAATGAAGGACTTGCGATATCAAAAACTATCTGGGATGCAGGTGGTCAAGAGGCGATAAAAAATGGTGAGATAGTAATGGTTCAATTTGGGTGTTGGGGTGAATATCTCCTGAATCAATGGGCTCCGGAGACAAAAGGAAAATGGAAGGTCACAAGGCTACCTTTAGGTGTTTACTCTACAAATGGGTCTCCAGCACTTGCAATTACCAGTCAGAGTAAAAATAAGGAATTAGCTTGGGAATTTGTAAAGTTAGTGGTTCAACGCGAAAGGGAAGATTATGAAAGCAAACTTAATGTTCAGAGCGATTTCCTTGGAGGTCAATACTCTAATAAACTTTACGAAAAGCTACGTGAAAAAACCCCTTTAGTATTTGCTACTCCTATGGATGCAAAGCTTTTTGGTTGGTGGAATGAAAGAATAGAAGATTTTATTGAAAGCAATGAAGGTGATGCGAAAACTGCTTTGGATAATATGGAACAAATCATAAAAAATGATTATGAAAAGGATATCAATTCAATCAAGAGCAGTATTAGTAAAAAATAG
- a CDS encoding putative bifunctional diguanylate cyclase/phosphodiesterase has product MFNFSRIINKIFIKKLIMFILLTFLAFLGRIAGIHIIFEIDYMISSIFFLLILKVYGSKGALFAVAAVNGLEYAFFNHGVQPILSFMEVAFVCLIYDRKKKFLVVWDVLYWIFIGSMTILATQYSLTGLINNETYSLIFMCAANGIFNSVLVDILTSYIPFERLCGFENVSVKYHTIATYLIYIAITGILGPFIVYTVLDGRNYEKRIEINAYDSTKNTVNKIIEEISNWSYEDLRALNLKSIIQMGRIEDLIKISTASIPLNIQVIDKNEKVLVPGDLAEDEFYYNLTNGGKFRYISEGFFMWQPDLKSISGLLYDSDGALYMYESEFYNYKMVAILPIKNYRAEYFNTYLSHVRVISLFLILISILILAMNRIVLQYLGRLMNESTGLTEKLRSQEKIEWPDTNIFELKVLTSNFKVMSEDLTGMISDYRKMYGELEKRTYQLLQSEQKLQQLAYYDNLTGLPNRSNFTNHLKLIIEDKKQSESNNIEDTAVIMIDLDRFKQVNDTMGHAAGDLLLNSVAERMNKALSGLDSNNFFIARLGGDEFVTVLNGLNMSEIESVAISLIDSLKKPFWLEGKEVFIGGSLGISVYPYDGDGISDIIKNADIAMYSAKEHGGNKYCFYSQINSLGIPDKMRIENGMHRALKNNDFALYYQPKIDAKSGMLIGAEALIRWHDPENGLISPDRFISLAEKTGLIIPIGEWALREAARQMMEWKRAGYDKLRISVNCSPIQFKNNDLSLLLQNIINETGLDPECLELEITEGLNIENKELVIKELTSIRNMGLSISIDDFGMGYSSLSALKGLPITGLKLDKLFVSNIPFDKHNVAVIKSVLRLAKDINLKVTAEGVETIESVNCLRKMGCDELQGYFFSKPVPPAQFLVFLEERKKSISIDKGWF; this is encoded by the coding sequence TTGTTTAATTTTAGTAGAATTATCAATAAAATCTTTATTAAAAAATTAATAATGTTTATTCTGTTGACTTTTTTGGCGTTTTTAGGAAGAATTGCTGGCATACATATAATTTTTGAGATAGATTATATGATAAGCAGTATCTTTTTTCTATTGATTTTAAAGGTTTATGGATCAAAGGGAGCTTTATTTGCTGTTGCAGCAGTTAACGGCTTGGAATATGCGTTTTTTAATCATGGAGTACAGCCTATATTAAGCTTTATGGAAGTTGCATTCGTATGTTTGATTTATGATAGAAAGAAAAAGTTTTTGGTGGTTTGGGATGTATTATATTGGATATTTATAGGGAGCATGACTATACTGGCTACGCAATATTCATTAACGGGATTAATAAATAATGAAACATATTCCCTTATTTTCATGTGTGCTGCAAATGGAATATTTAACTCAGTATTGGTAGACATACTTACTTCATATATTCCTTTTGAGAGATTATGTGGATTTGAAAATGTATCTGTTAAGTATCACACAATTGCAACTTATTTAATTTATATAGCTATTACAGGAATATTGGGTCCATTCATAGTATATACAGTTCTTGATGGTAGAAATTACGAAAAAAGAATAGAGATTAATGCTTATGACAGCACCAAAAATACTGTCAATAAAATAATTGAAGAGATATCAAATTGGTCGTATGAAGACTTAAGAGCACTTAATCTCAAATCAATAATACAAATGGGACGTATTGAAGATTTGATAAAAATAAGTACTGCATCAATACCATTAAATATACAAGTAATCGACAAGAATGAGAAGGTTCTTGTTCCTGGTGATTTAGCCGAAGATGAGTTTTATTATAATTTGACAAATGGAGGGAAATTCAGGTACATATCAGAAGGATTTTTCATGTGGCAGCCCGATTTAAAAAGTATATCCGGCCTTTTGTATGATTCAGATGGTGCTCTTTATATGTATGAATCTGAATTTTATAATTATAAAATGGTTGCAATATTACCTATAAAAAATTACAGAGCTGAATATTTTAATACATATTTATCACATGTTCGTGTTATATCATTATTTTTGATATTAATATCCATACTTATATTAGCGATGAACAGAATTGTTCTTCAGTATCTGGGAAGGCTTATGAATGAGAGTACCGGACTTACTGAAAAGCTAAGATCCCAGGAAAAGATTGAATGGCCTGATACCAATATATTTGAGCTTAAAGTTCTTACGTCAAATTTTAAAGTGATGTCTGAGGATTTAACAGGAATGATATCCGATTACCGAAAAATGTATGGAGAATTGGAAAAAAGAACATATCAACTTCTACAATCAGAACAAAAACTTCAGCAATTAGCATATTATGATAATCTAACAGGTCTTCCAAACAGGTCGAATTTTACAAATCATTTAAAACTGATAATTGAAGATAAAAAACAGTCTGAATCGAACAATATTGAAGATACTGCAGTTATAATGATTGACTTGGACAGGTTTAAGCAAGTTAATGATACAATGGGGCATGCTGCTGGAGATTTACTGCTGAATTCGGTTGCTGAAAGGATGAATAAAGCGTTATCAGGTCTTGACAGTAATAATTTTTTTATAGCCCGTTTAGGTGGCGATGAGTTTGTAACTGTACTTAATGGGCTTAATATGAGTGAAATCGAAAGTGTTGCCATATCCTTAATTGATTCGCTGAAGAAACCTTTTTGGCTGGAAGGTAAGGAAGTGTTTATCGGAGGAAGCCTTGGAATAAGTGTGTATCCTTATGATGGTGATGGGATAAGTGATATTATTAAAAACGCAGATATAGCAATGTATTCGGCAAAAGAGCACGGTGGGAATAAGTATTGTTTTTATTCCCAGATCAATAGTTTGGGTATACCGGACAAAATGCGAATTGAGAATGGTATGCACCGGGCACTTAAAAATAATGATTTTGCATTATATTATCAGCCAAAGATTGATGCAAAGTCCGGAATGCTTATAGGTGCAGAGGCATTAATTCGTTGGCATGATCCCGAAAATGGGTTGATATCACCAGATAGATTTATTTCTCTTGCTGAAAAGACAGGACTTATTATACCTATTGGAGAATGGGCATTGCGAGAAGCAGCCAGACAAATGATGGAATGGAAAAGAGCAGGATATGATAAGCTGAGAATATCCGTAAACTGCTCGCCGATTCAGTTTAAAAATAATGACTTGTCTTTATTACTCCAAAATATTATCAATGAAACAGGATTAGATCCTGAATGTCTGGAATTGGAGATAACCGAAGGGTTGAATATTGAAAACAAGGAACTGGTTATTAAGGAGTTGACGAGTATCAGAAATATGGGGTTAAGCATTTCAATTGATGATTTCGGTATGGGATATTCTTCACTGTCAGCACTCAAAGGGCTTCCAATTACAGGGCTAAAGCTGGATAAATTATTTGTTAGCAATATACCTTTTGATAAACATAATGTTGCAGTTATTAAGTCTGTTTTGAGGTTGGCAAAGGATATTAATTTGAAGGTAACTGCCGAAGGAGTTGAGACTATCGAAAGTGTGAACTGTTTAAGAAAAATGGGATGTGACGAACTGCAGGGGTATTTTTTCAGCAAACCTGTTCCTCCTGCGCAGTTTCTCGTATTTCTGGAGGAAAGAAAAAAATCAATATCAATTGATAAGGGATGGTTTTAG